Proteins encoded by one window of Canis aureus isolate CA01 chromosome 13, VMU_Caureus_v.1.0, whole genome shotgun sequence:
- the ARMH1 gene encoding armadillo-like helical domain containing protein 1 isoform X6 — protein sequence MEKIKEEDKKESIRLLQVIANTGRKYKELICESYGVRSIAEFLAKSKSEETQEEVQVLMDSLVHGNPKYQNQVYKGLIALLPCASPKAQQLSLQTLRTAQSIIGTTHPSIVDCVLKVLCTMHLEVQYEGFCFSAAIELIKDLVNYDVCQALLKGLVALLIPSVKETSKPQPKILNDSSVPQFTAHLPVFLQQAAAAKAIGVLARSNTSVAEELLHQRVVHSLMAAMGNTDHSNSQRQASLTLEYLVQMFPVVEEHVRRSMGEGLYQLFLSNAEDLYMKIDSIQADILAANKVDVSKEGRYGRKGVTEPCGPSGGAGAAVQGARQAGPGVTLTATPPAPGGRLRGARGSCRLARTQ from the exons ATGGAGAAGATCAAGGAGGAGGACAAGAAGGAATCCATCAGGCTACTTCAGGTTATTGCAAACACTGGCAGGAAGTACAAGGAGCTCATCTGTGAAAGTTATG GTGTACGATCCATAGCAGAGTTTTTGGCAAAGTCTAAATCAGAAGAGACCCAGGAAGAAGTGCAAGTTCTGATGGATTCTTTGGTCCACGGTAATCCCAAGTACCAGAATCAAGTGTACAAAGGTCTAATAGCTTTGCTGCCCTGTGCGTCCCCAAAAGCTCAGCAGCTGTCCCTGCAGACTCTCAGGACTGCGCAG TCGATCATTGGAACCACACACCCCAGCATCGTGGACTGCGTGCTCAAGGTACTGTGCACGATGCACCTGGAAGTCCAGTATGAAG GCTTCTGCTTTTCTGCAGCCATCGAGCTGATCAAGGACCTGGTCAACTACGACGTGTGCCAGGCGCTGCTCAAGGGCCTCGTGGCGCTGTTGATACCGTCCGTCAAGGAGACCAGCAAACCGCAGCCCAAGATCCTCAACG ACTCCTCGGTTCCCCAGTTCACCGCCCACCTGCCGGTGTTCCTGCAGCAGGCCGCGGCGGCCAAGGCCATCGG GGTCCTGGCGCGCAGCAACACGAGCGTCGCGGAGGAGCTGCTGCACCAGCGCGTGGTGCACAGCCTGATGGCCGCCATGGGCAACACGGACCACAGCAACAGCCAGCGGCAGGCCAGCCTCACGCTCGAG TACTTGGTGCAGATGTTCCCGGTGGTGGAGGAGCACGTGCGCAGGTCCATGGGAGAGGGGCTCTATCAGCTCTTCCTC AGCAATGCCGAGGACTTGTACATGAAAATAGACAGCATTCAGGCGGACATCTTAGCGGCCAACAAAGTCGACGTCTCCAAAG AAGGAAGATACGGAAGGAAAGGAGTGACGGAGCCTTGCGGGCCTTCCggaggggccggggccgcggTTCAGGGAGCCCGGCAGGCGGGCCCTGGGGTCACGCTCACCGCGACTCCACCGGCCCCAGGCGGGAGGCTGCGGGGGGCCAGGGGGAGCTGCCGGCTGGCGAGGACTCAATAA
- the ARMH1 gene encoding armadillo-like helical domain containing protein 1 isoform X4, with protein MTSIKEQAAISRLLSFLHDWDNAGKVARSHILDSFIKANQGKTAPELEQEFSQGGSLFLVRLTTWLRLIYMTGSSLDKLLKSIGIFLSAVSSNRYLKEFLEVGGVLTLLEILGMEKIKEEDKKESIRLLQVIANTGRKYKELICESYGVRSIAEFLAKSKSEETQEEVQVLMDSLVHGNPKYQNQVYKGLIALLPCASPKAQQLSLQTLRTAQSIIGTTHPSIVDCVLKVLCTMHLEVQYEGFCFSAAIELIKDLVNYDVCQALLKGLVALLIPSVKETSKPQPKILNDSSVPQFTAHLPVFLQQAAAAKAIGVLARSNTSVAEELLHQRVVHSLMAAMGNTDHSNSQRQASLTLEYLVQMFPVVEEHVRRSMGEGLYQLFLSNAEDLYMKIDSIQADILAANKVDVSKALCFSGVSHRNSSFPRGAHEPERPAYVTYFQKEDTEGKE; from the exons ATGACTTCCATAAAGGAACAGGCAGCAATTAGCCGGCTCTTGAGTTTCTTACATGATTGGGACAACGCCGGCAAAGTTGCAAGGAGTCACATCCTTGACAGTTTCATCAAGGCCAACCAAGGCAAGACGGCTCCTGAACTGGAGCAAGAGTTTTCACAGGGAGGCAGCTTGTTCCTGGTACGCTTGACCACCTGGCTTAGACTCAT CTATATGACTGGCTCCTCTTTAGATAAGCTTCTAAAGTCTATTGGCATCTTCCTGTCTGCTGTGAGCAG TAATCGGTACCTTAAAGAATTTCTTGAGGTTGGAGGAGTCCTGACACTCTTGGAAATACTTGGGATGGAGAAGATCAAGGAGGAGGACAAGAAGGAATCCATCAGGCTACTTCAGGTTATTGCAAACACTGGCAGGAAGTACAAGGAGCTCATCTGTGAAAGTTATG GTGTACGATCCATAGCAGAGTTTTTGGCAAAGTCTAAATCAGAAGAGACCCAGGAAGAAGTGCAAGTTCTGATGGATTCTTTGGTCCACGGTAATCCCAAGTACCAGAATCAAGTGTACAAAGGTCTAATAGCTTTGCTGCCCTGTGCGTCCCCAAAAGCTCAGCAGCTGTCCCTGCAGACTCTCAGGACTGCGCAG TCGATCATTGGAACCACACACCCCAGCATCGTGGACTGCGTGCTCAAGGTACTGTGCACGATGCACCTGGAAGTCCAGTATGAAG GCTTCTGCTTTTCTGCAGCCATCGAGCTGATCAAGGACCTGGTCAACTACGACGTGTGCCAGGCGCTGCTCAAGGGCCTCGTGGCGCTGTTGATACCGTCCGTCAAGGAGACCAGCAAACCGCAGCCCAAGATCCTCAACG ACTCCTCGGTTCCCCAGTTCACCGCCCACCTGCCGGTGTTCCTGCAGCAGGCCGCGGCGGCCAAGGCCATCGG GGTCCTGGCGCGCAGCAACACGAGCGTCGCGGAGGAGCTGCTGCACCAGCGCGTGGTGCACAGCCTGATGGCCGCCATGGGCAACACGGACCACAGCAACAGCCAGCGGCAGGCCAGCCTCACGCTCGAG TACTTGGTGCAGATGTTCCCGGTGGTGGAGGAGCACGTGCGCAGGTCCATGGGAGAGGGGCTCTATCAGCTCTTCCTC AGCAATGCCGAGGACTTGTACATGAAAATAGACAGCATTCAGGCGGACATCTTAGCGGCCAACAAAGTCGACGTCTCCAAAG CGTTGTGCTTCAGCGGCGTTTCCCACCGCAACTCGAGCTTTCCCCGCGGCGCTCACGAGCCCGAGAGGCCGGCTTACGTCACCTACTTCCAGAAGGAAGATACGGAAGGAAAGGAGTGA
- the ARMH1 gene encoding armadillo-like helical domain containing protein 1 isoform X5, with the protein MTSIKEQAAISRLLSFLHDWDNAGKVARSHILDSFIKANQGKTAPELEQEFSQGGSLFLVRLTTWLRLIYMTGSSLDKLLKSIGIFLSAVSSNRYLKEFLEVGGVLTLLEILGMEKIKEEDKKESIRLLQVIANTGRKYKELICESYGVRSIAEFLAKSKSEETQEEVQVLMDSLVHGNPKYQNQVYKGLIALLPCASPKAQQLSLQTLRTAQSIIGTTHPSIVDCVLKVLCTMHLEVQYEAIELIKDLVNYDVCQALLKGLVALLIPSVKETSKPQPKILNDSSVPQFTAHLPVFLQQAAAAKAIGVLARSNTSVAEELLHQRVVHSLMAAMGNTDHSNSQRQASLTLEYLVQMFPVVEEHVRRSMGEGLYQLFLSNAEDLYMKIDSIQADILAANKVDVSKALCFSGVSHRNSSFPRGAHEPERPAYVTYFQKEDTEGKE; encoded by the exons ATGACTTCCATAAAGGAACAGGCAGCAATTAGCCGGCTCTTGAGTTTCTTACATGATTGGGACAACGCCGGCAAAGTTGCAAGGAGTCACATCCTTGACAGTTTCATCAAGGCCAACCAAGGCAAGACGGCTCCTGAACTGGAGCAAGAGTTTTCACAGGGAGGCAGCTTGTTCCTGGTACGCTTGACCACCTGGCTTAGACTCAT CTATATGACTGGCTCCTCTTTAGATAAGCTTCTAAAGTCTATTGGCATCTTCCTGTCTGCTGTGAGCAG TAATCGGTACCTTAAAGAATTTCTTGAGGTTGGAGGAGTCCTGACACTCTTGGAAATACTTGGGATGGAGAAGATCAAGGAGGAGGACAAGAAGGAATCCATCAGGCTACTTCAGGTTATTGCAAACACTGGCAGGAAGTACAAGGAGCTCATCTGTGAAAGTTATG GTGTACGATCCATAGCAGAGTTTTTGGCAAAGTCTAAATCAGAAGAGACCCAGGAAGAAGTGCAAGTTCTGATGGATTCTTTGGTCCACGGTAATCCCAAGTACCAGAATCAAGTGTACAAAGGTCTAATAGCTTTGCTGCCCTGTGCGTCCCCAAAAGCTCAGCAGCTGTCCCTGCAGACTCTCAGGACTGCGCAG TCGATCATTGGAACCACACACCCCAGCATCGTGGACTGCGTGCTCAAGGTACTGTGCACGATGCACCTGGAAGTCCAGTATGAAG CCATCGAGCTGATCAAGGACCTGGTCAACTACGACGTGTGCCAGGCGCTGCTCAAGGGCCTCGTGGCGCTGTTGATACCGTCCGTCAAGGAGACCAGCAAACCGCAGCCCAAGATCCTCAACG ACTCCTCGGTTCCCCAGTTCACCGCCCACCTGCCGGTGTTCCTGCAGCAGGCCGCGGCGGCCAAGGCCATCGG GGTCCTGGCGCGCAGCAACACGAGCGTCGCGGAGGAGCTGCTGCACCAGCGCGTGGTGCACAGCCTGATGGCCGCCATGGGCAACACGGACCACAGCAACAGCCAGCGGCAGGCCAGCCTCACGCTCGAG TACTTGGTGCAGATGTTCCCGGTGGTGGAGGAGCACGTGCGCAGGTCCATGGGAGAGGGGCTCTATCAGCTCTTCCTC AGCAATGCCGAGGACTTGTACATGAAAATAGACAGCATTCAGGCGGACATCTTAGCGGCCAACAAAGTCGACGTCTCCAAAG CGTTGTGCTTCAGCGGCGTTTCCCACCGCAACTCGAGCTTTCCCCGCGGCGCTCACGAGCCCGAGAGGCCGGCTTACGTCACCTACTTCCAGAAGGAAGATACGGAAGGAAAGGAGTGA
- the ARMH1 gene encoding armadillo-like helical domain containing protein 1 isoform X1, with product MTSIKEQAAISRLLSFLHDWDNAGKVARSHILDSFIKANQGKTAPELEQEFSQGGSLFLVRLTTWLRLIYMTGSSLDKLLKSIGIFLSAVSSNRYLKEFLEVGGVLTLLEILGMEKIKEEDKKESIRLLQVIANTGRKYKELICESYGVRSIAEFLAKSKSEETQEEVQVLMDSLVHGNPKYQNQVYKGLIALLPCASPKAQQLSLQTLRTAQSIIGTTHPSIVDCVLKVLCTMHLEVQYEGFCFSAAIELIKDLVNYDVCQALLKGLVALLIPSVKETSKPQPKILNDSSVPQFTAHLPVFLQQAAAAKAIGVLARSNTSVAEELLHQRVVHSLMAAMGNTDHSNSQRQASLTLEYLVQMFPVVEEHVRRSMGEGLYQLFLSNAEDLYMKIDSIQADILAANKVDVSKEGRYGRKGVTEPCGPSGGAGAAVQGARQAGPGVTLTATPPAPGGRLRGARGSCRLARTQ from the exons ATGACTTCCATAAAGGAACAGGCAGCAATTAGCCGGCTCTTGAGTTTCTTACATGATTGGGACAACGCCGGCAAAGTTGCAAGGAGTCACATCCTTGACAGTTTCATCAAGGCCAACCAAGGCAAGACGGCTCCTGAACTGGAGCAAGAGTTTTCACAGGGAGGCAGCTTGTTCCTGGTACGCTTGACCACCTGGCTTAGACTCAT CTATATGACTGGCTCCTCTTTAGATAAGCTTCTAAAGTCTATTGGCATCTTCCTGTCTGCTGTGAGCAG TAATCGGTACCTTAAAGAATTTCTTGAGGTTGGAGGAGTCCTGACACTCTTGGAAATACTTGGGATGGAGAAGATCAAGGAGGAGGACAAGAAGGAATCCATCAGGCTACTTCAGGTTATTGCAAACACTGGCAGGAAGTACAAGGAGCTCATCTGTGAAAGTTATG GTGTACGATCCATAGCAGAGTTTTTGGCAAAGTCTAAATCAGAAGAGACCCAGGAAGAAGTGCAAGTTCTGATGGATTCTTTGGTCCACGGTAATCCCAAGTACCAGAATCAAGTGTACAAAGGTCTAATAGCTTTGCTGCCCTGTGCGTCCCCAAAAGCTCAGCAGCTGTCCCTGCAGACTCTCAGGACTGCGCAG TCGATCATTGGAACCACACACCCCAGCATCGTGGACTGCGTGCTCAAGGTACTGTGCACGATGCACCTGGAAGTCCAGTATGAAG GCTTCTGCTTTTCTGCAGCCATCGAGCTGATCAAGGACCTGGTCAACTACGACGTGTGCCAGGCGCTGCTCAAGGGCCTCGTGGCGCTGTTGATACCGTCCGTCAAGGAGACCAGCAAACCGCAGCCCAAGATCCTCAACG ACTCCTCGGTTCCCCAGTTCACCGCCCACCTGCCGGTGTTCCTGCAGCAGGCCGCGGCGGCCAAGGCCATCGG GGTCCTGGCGCGCAGCAACACGAGCGTCGCGGAGGAGCTGCTGCACCAGCGCGTGGTGCACAGCCTGATGGCCGCCATGGGCAACACGGACCACAGCAACAGCCAGCGGCAGGCCAGCCTCACGCTCGAG TACTTGGTGCAGATGTTCCCGGTGGTGGAGGAGCACGTGCGCAGGTCCATGGGAGAGGGGCTCTATCAGCTCTTCCTC AGCAATGCCGAGGACTTGTACATGAAAATAGACAGCATTCAGGCGGACATCTTAGCGGCCAACAAAGTCGACGTCTCCAAAG AAGGAAGATACGGAAGGAAAGGAGTGACGGAGCCTTGCGGGCCTTCCggaggggccggggccgcggTTCAGGGAGCCCGGCAGGCGGGCCCTGGGGTCACGCTCACCGCGACTCCACCGGCCCCAGGCGGGAGGCTGCGGGGGGCCAGGGGGAGCTGCCGGCTGGCGAGGACTCAATAA
- the ARMH1 gene encoding armadillo-like helical domain containing protein 1 isoform X2, whose protein sequence is MTSIKEQAAISRLLSFLHDWDNAGKVARSHILDSFIKANQGKTAPELEQEFSQGGSLFLVRLTTWLRLIYMTGSSLDKLLKSIGIFLSAVSSNRYLKEFLEVGGVLTLLEILGMEKIKEEDKKESIRLLQVIANTGRKYKELICESYGVRSIAEFLAKSKSEETQEEVQVLMDSLVHGNPKYQNQVYKGLIALLPCASPKAQQLSLQTLRTAQSIIGTTHPSIVDCVLKVLCTMHLEVQYEAIELIKDLVNYDVCQALLKGLVALLIPSVKETSKPQPKILNDSSVPQFTAHLPVFLQQAAAAKAIGVLARSNTSVAEELLHQRVVHSLMAAMGNTDHSNSQRQASLTLEYLVQMFPVVEEHVRRSMGEGLYQLFLSNAEDLYMKIDSIQADILAANKVDVSKEGRYGRKGVTEPCGPSGGAGAAVQGARQAGPGVTLTATPPAPGGRLRGARGSCRLARTQ, encoded by the exons ATGACTTCCATAAAGGAACAGGCAGCAATTAGCCGGCTCTTGAGTTTCTTACATGATTGGGACAACGCCGGCAAAGTTGCAAGGAGTCACATCCTTGACAGTTTCATCAAGGCCAACCAAGGCAAGACGGCTCCTGAACTGGAGCAAGAGTTTTCACAGGGAGGCAGCTTGTTCCTGGTACGCTTGACCACCTGGCTTAGACTCAT CTATATGACTGGCTCCTCTTTAGATAAGCTTCTAAAGTCTATTGGCATCTTCCTGTCTGCTGTGAGCAG TAATCGGTACCTTAAAGAATTTCTTGAGGTTGGAGGAGTCCTGACACTCTTGGAAATACTTGGGATGGAGAAGATCAAGGAGGAGGACAAGAAGGAATCCATCAGGCTACTTCAGGTTATTGCAAACACTGGCAGGAAGTACAAGGAGCTCATCTGTGAAAGTTATG GTGTACGATCCATAGCAGAGTTTTTGGCAAAGTCTAAATCAGAAGAGACCCAGGAAGAAGTGCAAGTTCTGATGGATTCTTTGGTCCACGGTAATCCCAAGTACCAGAATCAAGTGTACAAAGGTCTAATAGCTTTGCTGCCCTGTGCGTCCCCAAAAGCTCAGCAGCTGTCCCTGCAGACTCTCAGGACTGCGCAG TCGATCATTGGAACCACACACCCCAGCATCGTGGACTGCGTGCTCAAGGTACTGTGCACGATGCACCTGGAAGTCCAGTATGAAG CCATCGAGCTGATCAAGGACCTGGTCAACTACGACGTGTGCCAGGCGCTGCTCAAGGGCCTCGTGGCGCTGTTGATACCGTCCGTCAAGGAGACCAGCAAACCGCAGCCCAAGATCCTCAACG ACTCCTCGGTTCCCCAGTTCACCGCCCACCTGCCGGTGTTCCTGCAGCAGGCCGCGGCGGCCAAGGCCATCGG GGTCCTGGCGCGCAGCAACACGAGCGTCGCGGAGGAGCTGCTGCACCAGCGCGTGGTGCACAGCCTGATGGCCGCCATGGGCAACACGGACCACAGCAACAGCCAGCGGCAGGCCAGCCTCACGCTCGAG TACTTGGTGCAGATGTTCCCGGTGGTGGAGGAGCACGTGCGCAGGTCCATGGGAGAGGGGCTCTATCAGCTCTTCCTC AGCAATGCCGAGGACTTGTACATGAAAATAGACAGCATTCAGGCGGACATCTTAGCGGCCAACAAAGTCGACGTCTCCAAAG AAGGAAGATACGGAAGGAAAGGAGTGACGGAGCCTTGCGGGCCTTCCggaggggccggggccgcggTTCAGGGAGCCCGGCAGGCGGGCCCTGGGGTCACGCTCACCGCGACTCCACCGGCCCCAGGCGGGAGGCTGCGGGGGGCCAGGGGGAGCTGCCGGCTGGCGAGGACTCAATAA
- the ARMH1 gene encoding armadillo-like helical domain containing protein 1 isoform X3: MTSIKEQAAISRLLSFLHDWDNAGKVARSHILDSFIKANQGKTAPELEQEFSQGGSLFLVRLTTWLRLIYMTGSSLDKLLKSIGIFLSAVSSNRYLKEFLEVGGVLTLLEILGMEKIKEEDKKESIRLLQVIANTGRKYKELICESYGVRSIAEFLAKSKSEETQEEVQVLMDSLVHGNPKYQNQVYKGLIALLPCASPKAQQLSLQTLRTAQSIIGTTHPSIVDCVLKVLCTMHLEVQYEGFCFSAAIELIKDLVNYDVCQALLKGLVALLIPSVKETSKPQPKILNDSSVPQFTAHLPVFLQQAAAAKAIGVLARSNTSVAEELLHQRVVHSLMAAMGNTDHSNSQRQASLTLEYLVQMFPVVEEHVRRSMGEGLYQLFLSNAEDLYMKIDSIQADILAANKVDVSKGSAPRPAPRAPPAALCFSGVSHRNSSFPRGAHEPERPAYVTYFQKEDTEGKE; the protein is encoded by the exons ATGACTTCCATAAAGGAACAGGCAGCAATTAGCCGGCTCTTGAGTTTCTTACATGATTGGGACAACGCCGGCAAAGTTGCAAGGAGTCACATCCTTGACAGTTTCATCAAGGCCAACCAAGGCAAGACGGCTCCTGAACTGGAGCAAGAGTTTTCACAGGGAGGCAGCTTGTTCCTGGTACGCTTGACCACCTGGCTTAGACTCAT CTATATGACTGGCTCCTCTTTAGATAAGCTTCTAAAGTCTATTGGCATCTTCCTGTCTGCTGTGAGCAG TAATCGGTACCTTAAAGAATTTCTTGAGGTTGGAGGAGTCCTGACACTCTTGGAAATACTTGGGATGGAGAAGATCAAGGAGGAGGACAAGAAGGAATCCATCAGGCTACTTCAGGTTATTGCAAACACTGGCAGGAAGTACAAGGAGCTCATCTGTGAAAGTTATG GTGTACGATCCATAGCAGAGTTTTTGGCAAAGTCTAAATCAGAAGAGACCCAGGAAGAAGTGCAAGTTCTGATGGATTCTTTGGTCCACGGTAATCCCAAGTACCAGAATCAAGTGTACAAAGGTCTAATAGCTTTGCTGCCCTGTGCGTCCCCAAAAGCTCAGCAGCTGTCCCTGCAGACTCTCAGGACTGCGCAG TCGATCATTGGAACCACACACCCCAGCATCGTGGACTGCGTGCTCAAGGTACTGTGCACGATGCACCTGGAAGTCCAGTATGAAG GCTTCTGCTTTTCTGCAGCCATCGAGCTGATCAAGGACCTGGTCAACTACGACGTGTGCCAGGCGCTGCTCAAGGGCCTCGTGGCGCTGTTGATACCGTCCGTCAAGGAGACCAGCAAACCGCAGCCCAAGATCCTCAACG ACTCCTCGGTTCCCCAGTTCACCGCCCACCTGCCGGTGTTCCTGCAGCAGGCCGCGGCGGCCAAGGCCATCGG GGTCCTGGCGCGCAGCAACACGAGCGTCGCGGAGGAGCTGCTGCACCAGCGCGTGGTGCACAGCCTGATGGCCGCCATGGGCAACACGGACCACAGCAACAGCCAGCGGCAGGCCAGCCTCACGCTCGAG TACTTGGTGCAGATGTTCCCGGTGGTGGAGGAGCACGTGCGCAGGTCCATGGGAGAGGGGCTCTATCAGCTCTTCCTC AGCAATGCCGAGGACTTGTACATGAAAATAGACAGCATTCAGGCGGACATCTTAGCGGCCAACAAAGTCGACGTCTCCAAAG GctcagccccgcgccccgcgccccgcgccccgcccgcagCGTTGTGCTTCAGCGGCGTTTCCCACCGCAACTCGAGCTTTCCCCGCGGCGCTCACGAGCCCGAGAGGCCGGCTTACGTCACCTACTTCCAGAAGGAAGATACGGAAGGAAAGGAGTGA